The segment cgtgagatgtatattttatgttttactcTCAGTTGGAAGCCCAGGTTGAGGAGAACACAGCTGAAGCTCAAAAGGAGAGGAAGCTACGAGAGAGAACCGAACAATACAGCAAACAGCTAGAAGAAGAGCTGGATGGCATGAAGGTGATGCACAGTTCATACAGGaatatacagctgcagaaaaaaacatttcaaaattattttcactttttcctATTGtactatttatatgtatgtgtttgtgtaaaataagttttgtttctttctttgaactactaacaatttctactacatttcaaataagaagtttatttctacagtatttgcaattatttgcatttatagaaaatgaacagGTTGGAACAGGTTGAAataagatgctctgtatttttcagacctcaaatactgcaatgaaaacaagttcatattaaCCTTTAACCAATaccagtaatatttgtacatgtatttacgaaaagttttatttatttttaatgtgaaaactTTGATTTTGATCActgttcatgtgtcttgtcatgctgtcagtcttgatgtaatataatacatatattatttCTATATCTTggttaaaaaaattctgattATTATAATTGGTAACTACAGTTTTGTGCTTTTTGATTTGAATGTTTGATACATTTAacttcaaaaataatttacattttttcatttttgaatatttataatattttttgcaaAGTTGTATAACTCTTTATGAGGCGGAcaacttacttttttataagCTGATTTTAGTAATCCAATTCAATATGGTTATAAAAGTTACAGCAATTATTGCGACCACCAGATATGGGATATCATACACTCAAACCTTGACAAGGTTATTAGGTTGCATATCGTACTTTGTGCAACTTTATGCATAGttaccaaataaacaaaaacgaaTATTAATTTTGACCAGGCTACTTTTGTCAAATTATTTAGTAAAATATGTATTAGAAAATGTATGTGAGCATTCTTCCACTCAGTTATGAGCACCTTTTAACTCATATCTACATGTTTTGGTCGTTTTCCAGCCATTGAAACAGGCCGGGCCCACCAGTGCAGCAGCAGGCTCGGACCACCAGCCGGAGTTCATCCGCATCCGGACGGAGCTGGAGAAGAAGATTGTGCAGTACGAGGAGGAGTTAAGTCGCCGGGAGACGCACCACAGCGGTGAGCTGAAGGCCCTGAAGAAGGAGCTCCGTGACGCTGAAGGCCAACACCTTACGCTCCAGAAAGAGATTCTCATGCTTAAAGACAAACTGGAGAAAACTCGCAGAGAAAGGTACGTCTGCGGACATACAAagtatatatttgttttcttagCCTGTGCTGTGAACGATCAGCTAGTACCTAGCAGTCAGTTCCTGTCAAGTTTTTACTTCTGGTCCATGTTACAGCTTATTTTAGCTAAGAACCACCTACCTTGACAGGAAGTGgctgtttgattgacatgtaAAGCAACTAAGCATATATTGTATCTTAAACAAAGCAGAACATATTGGTTTCCTTAAAAACGACCGGGCAGCTGcctgtaaaaacaactttcCTGCTGTGTGTTACATGCATTAAATGGTCCGTTAACAGTCATTGGCCATTAAGTCAACAGCTAAGGAAGcaaatttttatacatttaaataccccataaattcattttttttgcatctttttacttttaaaaatgtacaggtAGTCAGAACATATTACAGTCAGCTTCATAGTTGGACGAAAACACCAAAGCTCTGCTGTCAATCATTTGGATTATATATCGTCATGTTTTATGGTAGTAGAATCTAGCAGTGCTGTAAACTTCACTTCTGTTGTTCTGATGTTtcttgatgtgtttgtttagcCAAACTGAACGTGAAGAGTTTGAGACGGAGTATAAACAGAAGAACGAAAGAGAGCGAGCCCATTTTACGGAAGAGAAAAATAAGCTTACCACTGAGGTGGagaaggtaacatctcactctcaGAGTGTTTATAATATTCAAAAGCCCAAGTCTCTTTCATCACAAAATATACTTCAAAGCCCTTCTATCTTGGCACTCACCCCAAATCTCCAGCATTCCTAAAGGGGGACCGTAACCACATACGCACATtcatacacatttacacaaaaaattgcTTGGCTCACGCACTATTTTCTTTGGACCGGGGGGAAACCGGAATCAGCCAGTCAAATAATTCTGCAAGTTTGAACATATCAGATATTAAAGggctttttattatttgtggcgtggatattaaacattattcattTCTTGAAAATACCTGGAAGCTCAAAACACAAAGGCCGTTTAAAACAATGGTGCGGTCGGCCAGAGCTGTCATGTCAAATCCCAGATTGGATGAAGTTTAGGAAACCAAACAAGAATGATGGCATTTGGAAAGAATTAAACCAGGATGTGAAATGCCTGTATAAATTCACATTTCTATAAAGGTGGGCCGCAGATGATTGTTCAGAAGTGCCGGGATATTACTATATACTGCTTCCTGACTTTCTAACAGAGTTCACTTTTCAGCAAGGCGAACAAAGCAAATAAGTACAATAGAAAAGTATGTTTAAAATCGCATTAAAATAAGactctaaaaaaataattgtgagAAAAGATCATTCTGActtgtctctttgttcttttgacaACCACTTAGAACACCTCAGCGGCCGTTTAGCAACCCCCGGAGCATCACCGTACCActtctgttttgtaaatattctctatctctcttttcaGTTGAACTCTACGCATGAGGAGCTGAGGAGTAGCCACAAGCAGTTGGAGGAGGAGATGAGAGAACTGACTGATAAACAGGAGAGTGTCGCCCACTGGGAGGCCCAGATCACTGAGATCATCCAGTGGTAAGTGGAGCCCCCTACCTGCAGCCATGTGGCATCACAGAACCCTGAGGATAACCTGCACCTGTGTCTGCACGGCTGTGTGGATTTACATGTGCGGTATTATGTGGATCCACTGGATTTGGAACGTAGGCCCTCTAGTGGCTGCTTGTCACTTCAGGTGCAGATtttgcataaaaacaaacatctttatcTACAGAAGCACAGATCTTCTGTTCATGTAGCTCAGTTGGCAGAGCGTTCCAATAGCAGAGCAAAGGCTACGTGTTTGAAGGAAAACGTATAcagaatgtttacattttatgtcGGATCCAAAagttggataaaagtgtctgtcaaatgcaaTCTTTTTGTGCTGGTGTATTATATTTGATAACTTATCATCACATATCAATAAAGCATTGAATATAGTTTAGTATTGACATAGTGTTCGTACATGGTGTGTAACAGATTTTATAGTTTACATAGATCTTGACTTTGATTTAAAATTCTTTGCAGGGTGAGTGATGAGAAAGATGCTCGCGGGTACCTTCAAGCTCTGGCCACAAAAATGACAGAAGAACTTGAAGGGCTAAGGAACACCAGCCTGGGAGCCAGAGGAACGGTGAGACACCCAGATATCATaagaatgcatttaaatatcaGATAAAGATGAAAGACTCATTCTGACGTGGTTGGTCCCCCGGGCCTTGTCAGGACATGCCATGGAAGATGAGGCGCTTCGCTAAGCTGGACATGTCTGCGCGTCTGGAGCTGCAATCTGCGCTGGATGCCGAGATCAGAGCCAAACAGAACATCCAGGAGGAGCTAAACAAAGTCAAAGCGTGCAACATTTCCACCGAATGGTGAGACTGCACACACCAAGTCTGCTGATAAAAGATTGGTCCCAATGACCGGTTCTAGGCCCAGCGAATGTTCATTGGACTTTTTGGTTTCTCTTTTTGGATGAATAGATCTTTAACTTTTTGTTGTGTGCACGGTCTCGGTTTTCTTAtgtgttatttctgttttacagcaaattgcaAGAATCTGATAATAAGAACCAGGAGCTGACGGCTGAAATTGAAAGGCTGAGGAAAGACATAGAGGAGCTGAGGACAAGGAGAGGTGATCAAACGTCAACATAAATGTCAACCCTGCAGAAAAAAGTAGCCCTGTTTGTTGGACTTGATGGCCTCTAAGCCAGACCAAGCTGGTCTTAAACTGGTTTAGCTGAATAATCGGCTGGTCTCCCAGCTTGACAAGCCTTAAAAACCTCAAAAGCAAAGGACCACCCTGACAAACTTGACTAGTCTTGTTTATGCTACCCACTGCAAGGGTTATATAATaagacaaacatttacaataagCATGGCATCGTACCATTTAATAACACAAGCAATTTCTTGTGTAGGTGTCAAGCATCAAGATTCCCAGAATTCCTTCTTGGCGTTCCTCAATGCGCCCACGTCTGCTTTGGATCAGTTTGATGTAAGTTTTATATTTCTTCTTGTGAACATCTACATTTTGCTTCTCTCTTTAttcattatcattattttattagttCAACTTTCTTACTTTCTAatctttttattgcattatgttttatttactgaCATAATTTGTGgcgttattgttttgtttttttctttccttctgaTGTCCATCAGGACTCATTTTCATCCTCTTCATCTTCTTTAGTTGATTATTGGGATGATGTAAGTTTGCCTACATGTTGTCGTGGAATGTCTTTGTGCATAAAAAACAGCACTTCAGCAGGTTCAATTGTTGGTCACCTAGCAGAAAAATGGAAAACTGTGTGTGGTTTCAAATAAAAGTTGTAGTCAAAGAGTTAAAATGACCCATCAGAAACACAACATAGGCAGCAACTCTGCATGCCACAGTGAAGCACTTCAATTTCTATCTCCAACTTTCAAACACACAGGACCAAAATGATGCATAAACAAAGTAAATCTTTATGTCCTGACCTATTTATGTAGCAATCCATCCCACTCTGTTGTGATAGTGACTCTATTTCTGCATTCTTTGATATAAATTGACTCTTTTGTACATGTAGACTTGGGGTACGCCAAGAGGTCCAACCACTGATTTGACGTGTTCCTACAAGCCCTCATTTCCTACTCTTTTTTCTCCTGACACACATTGTACATGAAGTTTGACtgtcctcttctctctctctcctttctaTCTGAAGCGATCACCTTCTTTCGGTccaggacacaaaaccagacgCGTAAGACTCTTGTCCTGTGTTACAATAAAATCCTTCTCTCATATTGTGTCATGTGGGTGACAGCCTGTTTTGCTCAGTGCATGGGTGGCAGTTCTTATTGTGGTCATATGTGCATGAAATCTTGAAAATGCAACTTAAGTGCAAATGTTGGTAAATCTTCTTTGTTGTGTGCCTATATTATGTGATGGTGAAACTTTTGAAGTATTATATACTGATAAACTGGGTTATTATATGGACTAGTTAATTAAATATAGGGGTTATTTTCCATACCATTAACTTTTATTGTACACTTTCTAAGGTCATTTAAACGGGTGGGTATAGAATTATTGTGGCTCTATATTTAGATCTAAGTAATACTTACTTTAAAGggtagttcacctaaaaaagaaGCCCTAATACTTTCCACcttctttgaattttttttttttttttagatctttaaTTTTTCTTTGCATTCACACAAATTAACATAAGCATTATGTTTATTCCATGATGGCACACAGCATTTACACATTTGAATCAAAATCCATTTAATCATTCATCAGCTGAAAAATTGGACATAAGTGGAAAAATTAGGAATAGGAAAGAATCGTTATACTTGTGATGGTAATGTTATTCTTTTGaatttaatatgattttatatgtttatagtAATCATTCTTGGTGTGAATGAGGCATTCTCTcaaattttatttgtaattttcttttttacatttattaacatttattcatttggcagacacttttatccaaagcgacttgttGCAGTTTATTCAAATTCAATGCATGATGTATTGTAACAGGTTTCTCATCATTGATGTTGAATAGTGAATTCTATTATTGCCTTTTGTTTGGCACTACATTTGAATATACAAAAGCGTGTATGAGAGGCAAAAGCAACCGCTGAGGTCAGAAGAAAACCATTTTACAACCACATTAAAATTTTCGATCAAATTACCCCTTTAAATCACAGATCACTTAAATGAAAGATCTTCATACAGTTTGTGAATCTGGTTTCTCTTGTTTCTATGCAGCTATGtggctttgtgttttctctggGCTGTTTGTGTGCTCTGTTTCGTCTTGCATGTGTAGTGGGTGGGTGGTCTCTGTGTTGTGGGTATCTCTCATTCCTTTACCACTGTCTTGGTTTGGAGCCGGAGTGCTTTACCATCGCCTTTGATCTGAGTGGGGTGTAATTCTTGAAAAACGCTTTGGTCTTTTGTACCTCTCTGAAATGTTATGTATGTGTTATGCTGTGCATGTAACATACTGTATAGTTGAGGCGATATAGTTTGTCCCATGTAACAATATCGATCTAATTGATTTTGGTCTTTTTTAGCTTGATTCTGCAGAGTTCACACCCTCCAACACTCCATCACGAGATGAAGATTCAAGATCTCGTCACATATCACGCTCTCGGTCCCCATCCACCGTTAGTGACATGGAGCCTATTGAGGTACATTGTTACCTGTCAACTCTCATGATGACTACTTTAATTCAGTTCAGTTACATTTCAGTAGCGCTATTCATAGTGTGGGAAAACATTGGTACAAAACAGTTATGCAATgatatttattgtcattttgCAAAATCCATTGTCATTTTGACTATGACAATGAACGAAAAATGTCTTATGGGTCCTAATGGAGAATTTTGGTCTAAATCAGGCTCGGTTAAACATTCCAGTTCTCTTCTGTCTACACGATGTAAACCATGTTCATTCTAgttgcaaatgttttattaaattggTACTATTTACGTGATCCAACAGTTTATATCGTTGAAGCGCTTATATGTCGGTATGTTCTTCTAGCTGATGGACCCCACAACACGTGGTCTTCAGACTCCAACAGGCAGATCATATGGAAGTCTGGGACATTCGTCACCTAAGGTAACATGAAAGATTTAGGTCAAAGTTCAAGTCCTGGTCCAGTTTTTTTTTAGGAATTTAGgaatgacatttttcattttagttaattcgatgatgtgtgtgtgtgtgtgtgtgtgtgtgtgtgcatttgatATTTTACAATAGCTTTGAATGCACTGATGCcagtttaaaacaattattcgttattttccaaataaaaatgGCATTTAATTCAGTTTTGCAATAGCGTAaaagttatttaataaatataatgtttatttgttgactTTTCAGGACAAAACAAACTCTAATTATGGTATACTCATGATATAACAAGACTTGCATTGTGGGTACAAGGTTGTAGGCATACCATCCACCACCATTGTCCAGCAACTGTCATGTATTCTTTAGAACATCTATATAAGATTGTTTATTACTATAACATGTCAGATGTTTTTCGCTCCACAGCCCAAGGCACATCAGTTTAGTGTGAAGTCCTTCACTGTTCCCACCAAATGTAACCAGTGCACATCTCTGATGGTGGGGCTTATCCGACAGGGCTGCACATGTGAAGGTGAGATACAGTCTGAGGTTGCCATGCGTCTTATGTGACTTGTCTGATTTCACGActatatacattatttatgtttgtgtgtcctTTCTGTTGTTTGTATAGCAGGAATATTAAGCTGTTACTTGTATCAAGCCCAAACTAAATTAAAGCATTAAGTCATTTCATATTGATTTCTTAAAGATGCCCCATCCCAGTATTCCTCATTGGCTCAATGCTGTTTAAAACTCACTGCCAATGTCCTTCATTTCTTCCTAGTCTGCAACTTCTCCTGTCATGTCACCTGTGCTGATAAAGCGCCCTCTGTATGCCCCGTCCCACCGGATCAAACCAGGGGCAAACTGGGCATTGACACGCAGAGGGGCATTGGCACTGCGTACGAGGGGCATCTAAGGGTAAGATTTGACATGTGAAAACtgaatttgaattgaatgaTTGAACTCGaatctaaaacatttttgaggTTTACTGCTGTTAAGATGCCCACAGCCTTTATTGGAAATGTTGAAGTTTGCTTGAAATTTTGTATCGTGTAATGAAAATGTGACTCTCTATCAGGTGCCCAAGCCTACGGGCGTGAAAAAGGGTTGGCAGAGAGTCTGGGCAGTGGTGTGTGACTTTAAACTCTTCCTGTATGAGCTGGGCGAAGGGAAAGGTGCCCAGCCTGGTGTTATAGTTAACCAGGTCATCGACATGAGGTGAGGGAGGATCTTTTATAAACAATTGGGTCGTAAAGCGGTTTATAATAACGCTtgcataataatatatatatttttttaaaagatatttcAGTTATTAACTCTCTTGTATAAACACTCTTGTATCCTTTGCAGAGATGAAGAGTTTTCAGCGAGCTCTGTTCTGGAGTCTGATGTCATCCATGCTAACAAGAAAGACATTCCCTGCATCCTCAGGGTAGGAATATACACGCATGTCATACAGAGGTTTTCTCTCTCCTCGAACCGCTCACTTTATTTCAGTACTGCTGcttattttccattttgttcCTCAGGTAACAGCATCACAAATGTCCGCCACCTCGGGTCGGAAGATGTGCATCCTGATGCTGGCCGACCACGAGCAGGACAGGACAAAATGGGTGTCTGCTCTGAACGAACTCCATCGCAtcctgaagaaaaacaaactaaagGAGCGTTTTGTCTACGTGCCTAAAGAAGCCTATGACAGCACGCTGCCTCTCATCAAAACCACCCAAAGTGCTGCTATTATAGgtacaaagacaaaacatgagATGTGTATGAAAACGAAAGCAGAGTGATTAACCAACATTTTCATCTCTCTGCAGATCATGAACGGGTTGCTTTGGGCAACGAGGAGGGCCTGTTTGTCATCCATGTCACCAAAGATGGTAAATCCTCTATAAATACTTCATGTGACCTTGAATGGCGAatgcataataataatgaacaagCATTACATCATATTTGAATGACGTTCTTACAGAAATCATCCGTGTGGGTGACGTGAAGAAAGTTCAGCACATAGAACTGATGCCCGCAGAGCAGCTGGTGGCCGTGATCTCCGGGAGGAACCGTCAAGTTTGTCTGGTGCCCATGATGGCTCTCGAGGGGCGGGAGGTAGACAAGAACAAGGTGGCGGACACAAAAAACTGTCAGGCGCTGGTGTCGGGTGTGGTGCGCAACAGCACTTGTTTCTGCCTTGTAATTAAACGACAGATCTCCTGCTTCGAGATAAACAAGAGCAAGTCTCGCCACTGCCATCTGGTGGACATACAAGTACGGCATTTAAACTTCTTGAGTTTTTTATTGCAGCTactgatattttaaacaatttgcCAAATTTGCTCAATTTTAACCTTACATTTTTTCTTAGTAACTACAATATTAGTAAATATGATCTCTGTCCGCGCACGCAGCACCATCAACAAgctctttctttatttcaggCTCCAGGAGCAGTTCAATGGATGGGACTGTTAAGTCAGCGCTTGTGTGTTGGCTACCCGTCTGGTTTTATGCGCTACAGTTTGTATGGGGAATCCCCTCCGGTCAGCTTACTCCACCCAGATGACCCCACGCTGGCCTTTATAAGGACAGACAGCCTTGACGCGATTTGTGCGGTGGAAATCTCCAATAAAGAAATGCTGCTCTGCTTCAGCAAGATCGCAGTGTATGTGGACACACAGGGCAGACGTTCACGCCAGCAAGAGCTAATGTGGCCTGCGACGCCCACCGCCTGCTGTGAGTCCAGAAGCGCCTTATAAGCACCTGTGCCatttatattgatttttattCTGGTCTGTTTTTGGGATATAATACCTTATCATAACCTTGTCCCTAAAAGGCTCCGTCATTTGTCACTTTAGATTTCAGTCAGACTGCTCTCTCTGTCTAAGTGAGCGGTTCATTCcctgtttaaaggaatagttcaccataaaatgaaatgacCCTTATGGCATCACATGCTTACAACTTACATCTTAGGCTAAACataagtaatattaaatattacactGGCGTTAAATGGTTTCCAGATTTTAAAGCTCCAAAAGCACATCCAACCATATGTCTCTGGGGGGTTAAATGTCTTCTACACCGAATATGTTCGGGTACAGACGAATGTAAGGTTTGGTTGAACCCGTAGTTGTTTTATATCTTGCAGGCTACAACGCCCCCTACCTGTCAGTTTACAGTGAAAATGCAGTGGACGTGTTTGACGTGAATACAACCGAGTGGATTCAGTCCATTTCTCTGAAAAAGGTTTCAGATTAATATACCGGCATCTATAATTGACTATGTATCCATATGTTTTCATGAActctaaattataaataatgctACTCAAAGTATAAATGAGCAATGTAATGACTGAACGGCCGTCTCACAGGTGCGGCCTCTGAACACGGATGGCTCTTTGAATCTGTTGGGCTTAGAGACGTTCAGACTTATGTACTTCAGAAACAAGACTGCAGGTAACAGCAGAGACACTACGATGAAATGATATTTATCAAGGCTTGAGTGGATGTTGGTGCTTTAGTGATGCTGTGTAATAAatctgaggtgtgtgtgtgtagaaggGGACGAGCTGGTGGTGCCTGAAGTGTGTGACAACAGCAGGAAGCAGATGGTTCGCAGCATGAGCAACAAGAGACGCTTCTCATTTCGCATTCCTGAGGAGGAGAGACTGCAGCAGAGAAGgtgactgacacacacacccacacacacatgtgcacgcTTGTGTTAGATGTCTTTGTAGGTCATCTGGGTTTACTGTTTCTCATCTCTTTATATGTTATTCCTGTGctgcatttcatatttttttattaatggcACGCtagtgatttttttgttttgccaaATAATACAACAATAGTTTTGAACATTAGAACGCATTCTGTCATCATAGATTTGAGAGAGAACACTTTCTGTCTTTTCAGTTCACAACTGATTTGAGGGATAGGATTTACAGACAGTAGTATTTGGCAAATAAAGAGACGCGAGTCATTTTTAATACTATAGATGTCAAATCTGTTCTGCTTGTTAAACAGATGTGATCAA is part of the Triplophysa dalaica isolate WHDGS20190420 chromosome 13, ASM1584641v1, whole genome shotgun sequence genome and harbors:
- the cdc42bpab gene encoding serine/threonine-protein kinase MRCK alpha isoform X2, giving the protein MSGEVRLKKLEKLILDGPSQSNSQCFSVETLLDILVCLYDECNNSPLRREKNVLEFLEWAKPFTSKVKQMRLHKEDFEILKVIGRGAFGEVAVVKVKNTDKVFAMKILNKWEMLKRAETACFREERDVLVNGDSQWITTLHFAFQDDNNLYLVMDYYVGGDLLTLLSKFEDRLPEDMAKFYLAEMVLAIDSVHQLHYVHRDIKPDNILMDMNGHIRLADFGSCLKLMEDGTIQSSVAVGTPDYISPEILQAMEDGKGKYGPECDWWSLGVCMYEMLYGETPFYAESLVETYGKIMNHKSSQPNNEERFQFPLQMADVSEDAKDLIRRLICSREHRLGQNGIEDFKQHPFFAGLDWDNIRNYEAPYIPEVSSPTDTSNFDVDDDCLKNCETLPPPSHTAFSGHHLPFVGFTYTSKCTLSDRGCLRESIGPAQVDADLQKSLEESLASEAYERRIRRLEQEKTELARKLQESTQTVQALQYADSDAPVNANKEVEIQSLKSEIVFLKKQLADSGQAEEQLEEATSARKDLEDSSKVIKSLEKQLKGVTQEKDDLHKETLQLAEKLKAQAKELKDAHSQKKMAMEEFSELNERLSDLRSQKQRLSRQLRDKEEEMEGVSQKLEALRLDTRKAERMRKELEAQVEENTAEAQKERKLRERTEQYSKQLEEELDGMKPLKQAGPTSAAAGSDHQPEFIRIRTELEKKIVQYEEELSRRETHHSGELKALKKELRDAEGQHLTLQKEILMLKDKLEKTRRESQTEREEFETEYKQKNERERAHFTEEKNKLTTEVEKLNSTHEELRSSHKQLEEEMRELTDKQESVAHWEAQITEIIQWVSDEKDARGYLQALATKMTEELEGLRNTSLGARGTDMPWKMRRFAKLDMSARLELQSALDAEIRAKQNIQEELNKVKACNISTECKLQESDNKNQELTAEIERLRKDIEELRTRRGVKHQDSQNSFLAFLNAPTSALDQFDDSFSSSSSSLVDYWDDRSPSFGPGHKTRRLDSAEFTPSNTPSRDEDSRSRHISRSRSPSTVSDMEPIELMDPTTRGLQTPTGRSYGSLGHSSPKPKAHQFSVKSFTVPTKCNQCTSLMVGLIRQGCTCEVCNFSCHVTCADKAPSVCPVPPDQTRGKLGIDTQRGIGTAYEGHLRVPKPTGVKKGWQRVWAVVCDFKLFLYELGEGKGAQPGVIVNQVIDMRDEEFSASSVLESDVIHANKKDIPCILRVTASQMSATSGRKMCILMLADHEQDRTKWVSALNELHRILKKNKLKERFVYVPKEAYDSTLPLIKTTQSAAIIDHERVALGNEEGLFVIHVTKDEIIRVGDVKKVQHIELMPAEQLVAVISGRNRQVCLVPMMALEGREVDKNKVADTKNCQALVSGVVRNSTCFCLVIKRQISCFEINKSKSRHCHLVDIQAPGAVQWMGLLSQRLCVGYPSGFMRYSLYGESPPVSLLHPDDPTLAFIRTDSLDAICAVEISNKEMLLCFSKIAVYVDTQGRRSRQQELMWPATPTACCYNAPYLSVYSENAVDVFDVNTTEWIQSISLKKVRPLNTDGSLNLLGLETFRLMYFRNKTAEGDELVVPEVCDNSRKQMVRSMSNKRRFSFRIPEEERLQQRREMLRDPEKRNKLISNPTNFNHVAHMGPGDGMQILRDLPMDNRAGFSGSVSIPSITKNRAEPGRSMSASSGLGMRSASQNGSALRRELSGSSYSSKRQTMTSPSESSLSSGGGMDAGEAPLSQFDREWQAVSPSEKTPDLKRALRTLLSKMKDSDSPRHSTASNSSTFSSPPSPSSPHKTKSLSLESTDRAGWET
- the cdc42bpab gene encoding serine/threonine-protein kinase MRCK alpha isoform X4, yielding MSGEVRLKKLEKLILDGPSQSNSQCFSVETLLDILVCLYDECNNSPLRREKNVLEFLEWAKPFTSKVKQMRLHKEDFEILKVIGRGAFGEVAVVKVKNTDKVFAMKILNKWEMLKRAETACFREERDVLVNGDSQWITTLHFAFQDDNNLYLVMDYYVGGDLLTLLSKFEDRLPEDMAKFYLAEMVLAIDSVHQLHYVHRDIKPDNILMDMNGHIRLADFGSCLKLMEDGTIQSSVAVGTPDYISPEILQAMEDGKGKYGPECDWWSLGVCMYEMLYGETPFYAESLVETYGKIMNHKSSQPNNEERFQFPLQMADVSEDAKDLIRRLICSREHRLGQNGIEDFKQHPFFAGLDWDNIRNYEAPYIPEVSSPTDTSNFDVDDDCLKNCETLPPPSHTAFSGHHLPFVGFTYTSKCTLSDRGCLRESIGPAQVDADLQKSLEESLASEAYERRIRRLEQEKTELARKLQESTQTVQALQYADSDAPVNANKEVEIQSLKSEIVFLKKQLADSGQAEEQLEEATSARKDLEDSSKVIKSLEKQLKGVTQEKDDLHKETLQLAEKLKAQAKELKDAHSQKKMAMEEFSELNERLSDLRSQKQRLSRQLRDKEEEMEGVSQKLEALRLDTRKAERMRKELEAQVEENTAEAQKERKLRERTEQYSKQLEEELDGMKPLKQAGPTSAAAGSDHQPEFIRIRTELEKKIVQYEEELSRRETHHSGELKALKKELRDAEGQHLTLQKEILMLKDKLEKTRRESQTEREEFETEYKQKNERERAHFTEEKNKLTTEVEKLNSTHEELRSSHKQLEEEMRELTDKQESVAHWEAQITEIIQWVSDEKDARGYLQALATKMTEELEGLRNTSLGARGTDMPWKMRRFAKLDMSARLELQSALDAEIRAKQNIQEELNKVKACNISTECKLQESDNKNQELTAEIERLRKDIEELRTRRGVKHQDSQNSFLAFLNAPTSALDQFDRSPSFGPGHKTRRLDSAEFTPSNTPSRDEDSRSRHISRSRSPSTVSDMEPIELMDPTTRGLQTPTGRSYGSLGHSSPKPKAHQFSVKSFTVPTKCNQCTSLMVGLIRQGCTCEVCNFSCHVTCADKAPSVCPVPPDQTRGKLGIDTQRGIGTAYEGHLRVPKPTGVKKGWQRVWAVVCDFKLFLYELGEGKGAQPGVIVNQVIDMRDEEFSASSVLESDVIHANKKDIPCILRVTASQMSATSGRKMCILMLADHEQDRTKWVSALNELHRILKKNKLKERFVYVPKEAYDSTLPLIKTTQSAAIIDHERVALGNEEGLFVIHVTKDEIIRVGDVKKVQHIELMPAEQLVAVISGRNRQVCLVPMMALEGREVDKNKVADTKNCQALVSGVVRNSTCFCLVIKRQISCFEINKSKSRHCHLVDIQAPGAVQWMGLLSQRLCVGYPSGFMRYSLYGESPPVSLLHPDDPTLAFIRTDSLDAICAVEISNKEMLLCFSKIAVYVDTQGRRSRQQELMWPATPTACCYNAPYLSVYSENAVDVFDVNTTEWIQSISLKKVRPLNTDGSLNLLGLETFRLMYFRNKTAEGDELVVPEVCDNSRKQMVRSMSNKRRFSFRIPEEERLQQRREMLRDPEKRNKLISNPTNFNHVAHMGPGDGMQILRDLPMNVRAQDNRAGFSGSVSIPSITKNRAEPGRSMSASSGLGMRSASQNGSALRRELSGSSYSSKRQTMTSPSESSLSSGGGMDAGEAPLSQFDREWQAVSPSEKTPDLKRALRTLLSKMKDSDSPRHSTASNSSTFSSPPSPSSPHKTKSLSLESTDRAGWET